The Solanum lycopersicum chromosome 6, SLM_r2.1 genome has a window encoding:
- the LOC101256384 gene encoding glutathione S-transferase has translation MAIKVHGPMMSPAVMRVVATLKEKDLDFELVPVNMQAGDHKKEPFISLNPFGQVPAFEDGDLKLFESRAITQYIAHTYADKGNQLLPNDPKKMAVMSVWMEVEAQKFDPIGSKLGFEIVIKPMLGMVTDDAVVAENEEKLGKLLDVYESRLKESKYLGGESFTLADLHHAPSLHYLSGSKVKSLFDARPHVSAWVADILARPAWSKTIELSKQ, from the exons ATGGCGATCAAGGTTCATGGCCCTATGATGTCCCCTGCTGTTATGAGAGTCGTAGCTACACTCAAAGAGAAAGATCTTGATTTTGAACTTGTTCCTGTTAATATGCAAGCTGGTGATCACAAAAAGGAACCATTCATTTCTCTAAAT CCGTTTGGTCAAGTTCCAGCTTTTGAAGATGGAGATTTAAAGCTTTTTG AGTCAAGAGCTATTACACAATACATAGCTCACACATATGCAGACAAAGGGAACCAACTTTTACCCAATGACCCAAAGAAAATGGCAGTCATGTCTGTATGGATGGAAGTAGAAGCCCAGAAATTCGACCCCATTGGttcaaaactagggtttgaGATTGTCATTAAGCCAATGTTGGGCATGGTGACTGATGATGCAGTCGTGGCAGAGAACGAAGAGAAACTCGGGAAACTTCTTGATGTGTATGAATCTAGACTCAAGGAATCGAAATATTTGGGTGGTGAGAGTTTCACCCTAGCTGATTTGCACCACGCCCCGTCTTTGCACTACTTGTCGGGGAGTAAAGTGAAGAGCTTGTTCGATGCTAGGCCTCATGTTAGCGCTTGGGTTGCTGATATTTTGGCTAGGCCAGCTTGGTCTAAGACAATTGAGTTGTCAAAACAGTAA
- the LOC101256677 gene encoding glutathione S-transferase-like has protein sequence MAIKVHGPMLSPAVVRVVAMLKEKNLDFELVHVDLQNGDQKKEPFISLNPFGQVPAFEDGDLKLFESRAITQYIAHTYADKGNQLLPNDPKKMAIMYVWIEVEAQRFEPVVSKLCYEIVIKPLLDMVTDDAIVAENEEKLSKLLDVYESRLKDSKYLGGDSFTLADLNHAPALHYLMGTKVKSLFNARPHVGAWVANILARPAWAKSLELTK, from the exons ATGGCAATCAAAGTTCATGGCCCTATGTTGTCACCTGCTGTTGTGAGAGTTGTAGCTATGCTCAAAGAGAAAAATCTTGATTTTGAACTTGTTCATGTTGATTTGCAAAATGGTGATCAAAAGAAGGAACCATTCATTTCCCTGAAT CCATTTGGTCAAGTTCCTGCTTTTGAAGATGGAGATCTCAAGCTTTTTG AGTCAAGAGCTATTACACAATACATAGCTCACACATATGCTGACAAGGGGAACCAACTCTTACCAAATGACCCAAAGAAAATGGCAATCATGTATGTATGGATTGAAGTTGAAGCCCAAAGATTTGAACCTGTTGTTTCAAAACTATGCTATGAGATTGTCATCAAGCCATTGTTGGACATGGTGACTGATGATGCAATCGTGGCGGAGAACGAAGAAAAACTTAGCAAACTTCTTGACGTTTATGAATCTAGACTCAAGGATTCGAAATATTTGGGTGGTGATAGTTTTACCCTAGCTGATTTGAACCACGCCCCGGCTTTGCACTACTTGATGGGGACGAAAGTGAAGAGCTTGTTCAATGCTAGGCctcatgttggtgcttgggtTGCTAATATCTTGGCTAGGCCAGCTTGGGCTAAGTCACTTGAGTTGACTAAATAG